The following coding sequences are from one Primulina eburnea isolate SZY01 chromosome 15, ASM2296580v1, whole genome shotgun sequence window:
- the LOC140815458 gene encoding uncharacterized protein, with amino-acid sequence MAANAKQFGTRQDSPPRQVNEVSVTPIDQRLDSLTSLLEKLVAGQVQQVKACGACSMVGHPTDMYPSLQEEPTQQDNVIGGFPGQPQHRYDPYSDRYNPGWRDHPNFSYKNQGGQQEYPQQNWNKQHTPAQAPNSGMSLDEIVKALAENTQKFQQETRASIQNLSTQVGQLATSIHKLEAKNLGNIPFQTVVNPRENVSAITLRNCKELDVHEIGVQASIKQKEANEIKFEGKIINQDDAPKGKFSPLFEYKPIPPFPLALNRKCESIKELNDTLCRGEVNIPSLDAIKPVPRCANILKELCTTKKRHKLKGCKREKVGKHVSAVIQKTIPIKCSDPDFYVLDMENDDLNSQILLGRPFLKISKSVIDVNSGTLTTEFDGEIIKFNIYDTMKYHISKIERRLPPDRPKHVLMKKRRNIQGIEISKKFKENMHMLKFAMKIFKRDKVDKVTIYEPP; translated from the exons ATGGCTGCCAATGCAAAACAGTTTGGTACTAGGCAAGACAGCCCTCCACGACAAGTTAATGAGGTAAGTGTTACTCCTATCGATCAAAGATTAGATTCTTTGACATCTCTTTTGGAAAAATTGGTTGCAGGACAGGTGCAACAAGTAAAAGCTTGTGGTGCATGTTCTATGGTGGGACATCCTACAGATATGTATCCGTCACTACAAGAAGAACCCACGCAACAAGACAATGTGATTGGTGGATTTCCTGGGCAGCCCCAGCATCGATATGACCCATATTCTGATAGATACAATCCAGGATGGAGGGATCACCCAAATTTCAGCTATAAGAATCAAGGAGGCCAACAAGAATATCCACAGCAAAATTGGAATAAACAACACACACCTGCGCAAGCGCCTAACTCAGGTATGTCATTAGATGAAATTGTGAAGGCCTTAGCTGAGAACACTCAAAAATTTCAACAGGAAACGAGGGCTAGCATTCAGAATTTGAGCACTCAAGTGGGACAGTTGGCGACCTCAATTCACAAGTTGGAAGCAAAAAATTTAGGTAATATACCTTTTCAGACAGTGGTGAATCCAAGAGAGAATGTGAGTGCAATTACTTTGAGAAATTGTAAAGAATTGGATGTTCATGAAATTGGGGTACAAGCATCAATCAAGCAAAAGGAAGCGAATGAGATAAAGTTTGAGGGTAAAATAATCAATCAAGATGATGCCCCGAAAGGTAAGTTTTCTCCTCTATTTGAGTATAAACCTATTCCCCCATTCCCTCTTGCATTGAACAGGAAATGTGAAAGTATTAAGGAGTTGAATGACACTCTTTGTAGAGGTGAGGTAAATATTCCTTCATTAGATGCTATTAAACCAGTACCTCGTTGTGCTAACATTTTAAAAGAATTGTGTACTACAAAAAAGAGACATAAGTTGAAGGGGTGTAAAAGGGAAAAGGTAGGAAAACATGTTTCTGCTGTCATTCAAAAAACTATTCCTATCAAATGCAGTGATCCAG ACTTTTATGTGCTTGATATGGAAAATGATGATCTAAACAGTCAAATTTTACTAGGAAgaccatttttgaaaatttcaaagtCTGTCATAGATGTTAATAGCGGTACCCTTACTACGGAATTTGATGGTGAGATTATTAAGTTTAATATTTATGATACCATGAAATATCAT ATATCTAAAATTGAGCGAAGACTCCCTCCAGATCGACCCAAGCATGTACTCatgaaaaaaagaagaaatatTCAAGGGATAGAGATTTCCAAGAAATTCAAAgaaaacatgcacatgctgaaatttgctatgaaaatattcaagcgGGATAAAGTGGACAAAGTGACCATCTATGAACCACCATGA